CTTTGGTCAGTGTCATATGATGAAAAACTAATGTTTAGAAAACTTTTCCACTCTTGTTCACTGTATAGAACCGGGCCATTTGAGGTAAGCGCTGACTTGGAAGACTCTATGGAGTTTGTGGAACCAGAGGCGGCTGGCCCGGCGGAGGAGAGCGGAGACGAGGCAGTGACGGATGAAGAAACAGACTTGGGCACAGACTGGGAGACGGTTCCAAGCCCTCGCTTCTGTGACATCCCCTCCCAGCCAATGGATCTGTCCCAGAGCGGCATGCAGGCATCCCAGCCAGTTGGCAATGCAGGGGGCATGATCTCCTCTGCAGCTGCCTCCGTCACGTCCTGGTTCCGCGCCTACACCGGGCAGCGCTGAGATCTGGTGGATGTGGGGGTGGTTAAACCAGTTTGACCTATGCAAACACCCCATTACTGTCATCCTCACTTATGTCAGCTTGGCTATTGGGAGAAATAAAGGGAATTTTTCATTCTAACTGCTCATACTAAAGTGTGTGGTAGAAACCTGAGCGAAGGATGTATTCAGAACAACTCTTGTGTGGGTTTATTGCAGAATGGAATGGTGAACTACTTTTACATTTCTTATGTTTTGTAGCTCATGTTATACTGTAGACGCCAGTCAACTTTATTCAGTGTACAatgccaaatatttttgtttgctcaTCGGTGCAGAAATTGTACATTTGAAGCATAGTTTGGACAAACTTGACTGCACTTTTAGAGTTTGATTGACTGGTTGCACCTTCTCACCAGCTCTTCAAAGAACCTTACTGTATtcattttgctggacttgtctgAGAGAATGgcaaatataattagattttaacTTTACAAGAGgaattgtattttatgaacaaataattgtattatttttctttgaatttcctcAACCACTGCAGATTGCATTGGGCAGAAAAATCCTGCTTTGTTATCCAGTGGGGGAGGCTGGCTGTCTCTTGCTCTtaggatttatttgtttattacccTCTTtagttgttgaaaaaaaaaacatttactaagtttcattgtagaaatgtttttattttaattagccaACCTCTtcaattattaaactaaatacCTTTCTGAAAAGTAACAGGAAATGAAGCATTATTCCTGTATAGACTTTGAAATCTCCTAACTTTGTTACACTGGTTAATTATGTAGTATTTGGTCTCGATTCCATTGTATTTCTACACTTCAAGGCATGCCAGGCAAAACACAAGTATGAGTGAGGGCATTTCAAACCATTTCACCGAGGATCTGTTATCTTCAATATAGTTTCAAtgatctacttttttttttttttttttcatataaatgtattttggaaATTTAAGCCCAGTTATGATTGATGTAggtttttacaatacatttaaaactataaattcaAATTTTCAACCCCAAGACATCATCCAAAAGGAATACCTATCATGGTTGTAATTAACCAAACCCTGCCTTCACTAATCTAAAAGAAAGCCATAAATTTACTGGTTAATACAAGTGTTCTGTCTAAGGTTGTCTTCTATGGATTGAAACAGtgcaagaaagaaaaaggagagagagagagcagaacaTTGGTTACAAATTCTTCAAGATATACTTTATTGAAGTAAAATGCCTTAACAGCCAGAGCACAGccatgtcatttatttttaaaactctgACACTCTTTGGAAAACAGTatattgcaatgattttttttttctttttttcagatggTGTTCAGTTAGTCACTGTCAAGATGTCACACTgtcaaaactcttcccacattcaaatgttttctgtcaaaaaacacatcaaataaggGAGATATCAATACTTAAAATCTGAGAAGAATATGCACTCCCTGTTCACAGGTTTATATAATAAGAGTCCCACTGCAGAACAAGAGCGACCATTTTACATagatatctatatacacacacacaaaaaaaagttagcaTAAAAAGAACAAGGCATTTTACCCCATATTAAGATTAAATGCATTTCACACCACATTCGTGCCATCATTCATCACCCTGTTATGATATATAGGATTCTGTGCTATGTACAATGTAAACATCTGGGCTCAGAACAATCTCAAAAAGTCAATCCCATCAAGTTGCGAAGTCATTTCGCCACATAGCATCCCAAGACTTTTTAACAGTACTAAGAGATGATAATGGAAGATGGGGAAATGGAGCAAATGTATCAGTTACTCATTGTGCCCTTGTTTAAAGTTTCCCTTATGGCCAATGATTTAATCATATATGCAAGTACATTGGGAGATAAACAGAACTGCAATGCTCAAAAATGTTCAATATTAGGCCAAGTCAACATCAGTGCAGGAAATAGTCAGGGTGTGTTACAGAAAAAGAATGGTGGGTGGATTGAAAAAATAAGTTAGTCATTAATGCTTACTCGAAGTAAAAATCATCAAGCAGTACCCAGATAGAACTCTGCAAAATTCAATCTTTAAAGGTTAAAGTGCAGACCAACATTAAGGACCTGAGGAGGGTTTTCGACAGGGGAATTGGTGATTGGTTGGCAGAGTAGAAATATAAAGACCAGGCAATTTCTTTTTAGTTTCAGCAACCTGGTTGTAAGCATTATACATCAAAAGCGCACATGCTCATTGGCAACATGTAGGCACAAGAAACACACAGCCTATTCACACTAGTTACTCTCACATATACACAAGCCTCAGTAATAAAACCCACACTGCAGTTGTCTTTCTGGCACACTACAGATCCTCGTTAGTGTCCCTGCTTTTCTTATAAATTGGCATGTTGATGCTATGAAAGGCAGGGACCCAGTGGTTGTCATGAAGTCCCACATTGCAACCAGGTGTGTCTTTGTGAGATCTGCGGCAGCACATCCAGTAGCCTGGGCCATATGGTAGTGCCTGGCAGTAGGGCTTATGATGCCAACGGCAGAGTGAAACATCACCACGGTCATATCGCTTTTTGCACTGCTTGCAGGGATCATCTTTGTAGCGTGGATCACTCACCCAACGAGAGTCCGCCGGCCGTATGTCGTAACTCTCAATGATAAATTTAAAGTAATGGCAGGTGCACTTGAGGGCAGCCAGGCTCTCGGTAGGCAGCAAGCAGAAGATCTTTACAATGATGTGGTGTGGCAGGAAAGCCATGTACTGCTGAGGTTCCAAAAGCAGTTGGATCTTGAAGCGAGCTTCTAGGAATTCATGAGACACCAGGCGGCGTAATGGAATAGGCACAGGCTCCTGACTAACTAAGCAAGTCTCCCCTCCCTTGGTGTCCTCTAAGTTTGGATGATTTTGGTCACCCACAAGTCCATCCCTGCTCTCCTCTCTGAAAGACACTGAAGTGTCAACAGAAGGCTCAAGGTACTGGATGTGAGAAGGCTCTTTGTTCTGCAATCTGCTATTTGATGAAGAGGGCAGTTGCTGCTCCTTCAGAGGCTGAGAAGATGATCTGGCAAAGAACAACATGCCTGGTATCTGTTCCTCACTGCACTCTGAGCTGGCATCCTTTGGTGAGGACTGCATGGTCTCAACAGCTGTGCTAGTTTCCTGTCTTGAGATACAAGAACTTTCTTCCTCCTTGAGGCCACAGGTGTCAAGCCCACACTGCAAGGTCTCTATCGGCTCAAGGGTCTTAGGTGGGGAACTCAGTTTGTCTAAATCACGATCCAGGTGCTGTGGGACACTCTCAACTCTACAGTCCTGAGGGACAGAAGGTGACACTTGTTGTGACAGCAGCGAGTAAGGTTCTGACCCTGCCAGAAGCACACGCCCCACCTTCCTCCGTAAGCTGTTGTTTCGAGAGAGGTCTCCTCCACCTTCCCGGAGGCTTTGTCTAGTCAGGCACTGCGACTCCAACTTGGCCACCATATCCAGAACTCGAACAGACTCGCCTTCCTCCTCCTGGACCTCCAGCTTTTCTGCAACCTTGGACTGCTGCTCTGCAGGCTGAGGGATGGTTCCAACTTTAGACAGAGTGATGGTGCTGGTGCTGCGTAAGAATGGGACTTTAGAGCTCACCTGTTGGTCGCTGGCTCTTTGCTCCAAGTATGCCACCATCTCCACCACAGAAAGCGACTTttcatcttctctctctgtcttgacTGCATCCTCAGCAACTCCTTTGCAAGGACTTGCGTTCTCATTGAGGGTCTCTTGTTGAGATACTTTAGGTATTTCAGTTTTTGGAGAAGATTCCATACTTTTTGACTTGTCTGGGTTTCCAGACCTTCTCCTGCGCTTAGCCACAGACCAGTCACCATCCCAGCATCCTTTGTTTTTCACAGAGACAGTCCACAGCTCTGGGGCAATGGCTTCTTTTTCTGAGGTGTTGTCAATAACACTACTGCAAGTACTTCCACACTTCTGAGATGCAAAAATGGCGATTTTCTCTTTTGTGTTTCCACGTTTAATGACAGCCCATATATCCAAAAACCCCTCTGCATCTTCTCCTTGGTAGATCCTAAATGAGCCTTCATTCTCCAAACCAGTCGAAGGTGAGAGCAGAACTAAAGAACTGGTAAATGTTGTGACAGAGGATGCTCTGCTCTTGCGAGCCGCACTAACTCTAGTTTGTACATTACTCCCACTGCTACATCGGAGGGTGTTGGTGGAGATGACACTGAGGGGACACCGGTTGGCTGTACCGTTGCCAGATGAGCCCATGAGCCCACACTCCTGGCGAATGCCCCACTCTTTCTTGAGCACTCCCTGCTGGTTGGCATGGAGGCCTCTTGTTCCATCGTGCACAGATTCCCGATGCATCTCTTTATCTTGTGGTTTGGGGTATGGCTTGATGGTGGTAAACCTAAGAAAAAGGTATAAAAGagagaatttaaaaacaaatacaaggtGTTCCACTaaaaaactggtttaaaaaaaaaaaaaaaaaaaaacactttcactaTTCCAAGGTAACATAAGCATCTTAAAGGAATCTTTCAGTCCAGTAGAACTTCTGTCCATTCATACAAATTATACAAAGTTTGTGTTGTATGGCTTTGTAAGACTTGAAATAATATCAGTACAGTAATATCATGCGATAACTGTAACAGCTCCTATTAAACTCAAGGTTGTGGTAATTTACTGCCCTCCTGGGCAAATTCTAGGCACCTTCCTAGAGGAGCTAgatgggctgctgtcctcatttCCAGGggatggcagtccacttttagtcttgggcgacttcaacattcatctggacaagccttatgctacagacttccattcactccttgCTTCATTTGATGTCAAACGTCTTGCCACTACAAGCACGCACAATTCAGGCAACCAATTGCAGACAACATTTTGGTAGAACCCCGTCCCCTACATATCTTCATTACATTTAAGCTACATTTTTctacctgtgtgccaccaacccctatACCGGTTACTTGAAACCCACTTAACCGGTTAGATGAAACCCACGCTCCCTTTACCCCTCCCATCTTTCCTCTgtagtatcctcctctcttccctcacctacccatttctcatGTCTGGATGTGAATCCATCAACTGACACTTCATGCTCTACTATAACCTCTTGTCTAGACTATATTtatcctctctcctccaggccagcacaggctgccccttctaacccctggttatccgaTGTTCTTCGTGAACATCGGACTAAACTCAGGGCAGtgagagaaaatggtgcaaatcaaaagataTGTCAGACCTGAGTATGTTTCAGTCTTTGCCTTCATCTTTCTCTGttgaagtccatactgccaaaccttcatatttccacaacaagatcaacagcgctccagacacacgtaatctcttcaaaacattcaattctttcttctgtccccctccaccacctcctaccacttctataacagctgatgatttcgtcacattcttcacagacaaaaccagaacaatcagtagtcaattctcaaccacacacaggacctcaaaccaaccacacccagtGCTAAAAcccccatcttctccttctgacCCCACACTGTGGCAgtagtatcaaaacttctcctctccagccatcctacaatatgccctctagacccaatcccctcacaccttcacaaagcaatctctcctacactcttaccagcactcacacacatcaatACATCTCTCCTCATGGGCACTTTCCCCTCTGCATTCAAGTATGCtcaggtaaccccactgctcaaaaaacctacattaaacacttcgcTTATAGACAGCTACAGACgag
The sequence above is drawn from the Cyprinus carpio isolate SPL01 chromosome A17, ASM1834038v1, whole genome shotgun sequence genome and encodes:
- the LOC109099640 gene encoding F-box only protein 34-like isoform X2; translated protein: MPQKCETISYCNPTPYREPRLRASNPPSVWRFTTIKPYPKPQDKEMHRESVHDGTRGLHANQQGVLKKEWGIRQECGLMGSSGNGTANRCPLSVISTNTLRCSSGSNVQTRVSAARKSRASSVTTFTSSLVLLSPSTGLENEGSFRIYQGEDAEGFLDIWAVIKRGNTKEKIAIFASQKCGSTCSSVIDNTSEKEAIAPELWTVSVKNKGCWDGDWSVAKRRRRSGNPDKSKSMESSPKTEIPKVSQQETLNENASPCKGVAEDAVKTEREDEKSLSVVEMVAYLEQRASDQQPAEQQSKVAEKLEVQEEEGESVRVLDMVAKLESQCLTRQSLREGGGDLSRNNSLRRKVGRVLLAGSEPYSLLSQQVSPSVPQDCRVESVPQHLDRDLDKLSSPPKTLEPIETLQCGLDTCGLKEEESSCISRQETSTAVETMQSSPKDASSECSEEQIPGMLFFARSSSQPLKEQQLPSSSNSRLQNKEPSHIQYLEPSVDTSVSFREESRDGLVGDQNHPNLEDTKGGETCLVSQEPVPIPLRRLVSHEFLEARFKIQLLLEPQQYMAFLPHHIIVKIFCLLPTESLAALKCTCHYFKFIIESYDIRPADSRWVSDPRYKDDPCKQCKKRYDRGDVSLCRWHHKPYCQALPYGPGYWMCCRRSHKDTPGCNVGLHDNHWVPAFHSINMPIYKKSRDTNEDL
- the LOC109099640 gene encoding F-box only protein 34-like isoform X1 yields the protein MPQKCETISYCNPTPYREPRLRASNPPSVWRFTTIKPYPKPQDKEMHRESVHDGTRGLHANQQGVLKKEWGIRQECGLMGSSGNGTANRCPLSVISTNTLRCSSGSNVQTRVSAARKSRASSVTTFTSSLVLLSPSTGLENEGSFRIYQGEDAEGFLDIWAVIKRGNTKEKIAIFASQKCGSTCSSVIDNTSEKEAIAPELWTVSVKNKGCWDGDWSVAKRRRRSGNPDKSKSMESSPKTEIPKVSQQETLNENASPCKGVAEDAVKTEREDEKSLSVVEMVAYLEQRASDQQVSSKVPFLRSTSTITLSKVGTIPQPAEQQSKVAEKLEVQEEEGESVRVLDMVAKLESQCLTRQSLREGGGDLSRNNSLRRKVGRVLLAGSEPYSLLSQQVSPSVPQDCRVESVPQHLDRDLDKLSSPPKTLEPIETLQCGLDTCGLKEEESSCISRQETSTAVETMQSSPKDASSECSEEQIPGMLFFARSSSQPLKEQQLPSSSNSRLQNKEPSHIQYLEPSVDTSVSFREESRDGLVGDQNHPNLEDTKGGETCLVSQEPVPIPLRRLVSHEFLEARFKIQLLLEPQQYMAFLPHHIIVKIFCLLPTESLAALKCTCHYFKFIIESYDIRPADSRWVSDPRYKDDPCKQCKKRYDRGDVSLCRWHHKPYCQALPYGPGYWMCCRRSHKDTPGCNVGLHDNHWVPAFHSINMPIYKKSRDTNEDL